The SAR86 cluster bacterium genome contains a region encoding:
- the fdx gene encoding ISC system 2Fe-2S type ferredoxin, which produces MTKVRILPHKEACPNGMELEVKDGDSLCEALLKSDVPIEHACELSCACTTCHVIVRKGFHSLEEASDKEEDMLDKAWGLEPNSRLSCQLIVKDEELEIELPKYTINMVSETN; this is translated from the coding sequence ATGACCAAGGTTAGAATATTACCTCATAAAGAGGCATGCCCTAATGGTATGGAGTTAGAAGTTAAAGATGGAGACAGTCTATGTGAAGCATTGCTTAAAAGTGATGTACCCATAGAGCATGCTTGTGAACTCTCTTGCGCCTGTACAACTTGCCATGTAATAGTTCGTAAGGGATTTCATTCTTTAGAAGAGGCATCTGACAAGGAAGAAGACATGCTAGATAAAGCTTGGGGATTAGAACCAAATTCAAGATTAAGTTGTCAACTAATTGTAAAGGATGAAGAGCTTGAGATTGAACTTCCTAAATATACTATTAATATGGTTTCAGAAACAAACTAG
- a CDS encoding iron-sulfur cluster assembly accessory protein, whose amino-acid sequence MSSSKPLSFDPNSFSLTDEAVLHFQKKLIDQEDAIGVRFSVKENDGCSGYSYEMDYVKKAQDGEDFVLDCSSFKVFVDNNSFKYLMGTKVDFLIEGVNQGIIFNNPNVTAVCGCGESFDIS is encoded by the coding sequence ATGTCTTCTAGTAAGCCGTTATCTTTTGATCCTAATTCATTCTCTTTAACGGATGAGGCTGTTCTTCATTTTCAAAAAAAACTTATAGATCAAGAAGATGCTATAGGAGTTAGATTCTCTGTAAAAGAGAATGATGGTTGCTCAGGTTATAGTTATGAAATGGATTATGTTAAAAAAGCGCAAGATGGAGAAGACTTTGTCTTGGATTGTAGTTCTTTTAAGGTCTTCGTAGACAATAATTCTTTTAAATATCTAATGGGCACAAAGGTTGATTTCTTAATTGAGGGAGTTAATCAAGGTATTATCTTCAATAATCCCAATGTGACAGCAGTTTGTGGTTGCGGTGAAAGCTTTGATATTTCTTAG
- the iscX gene encoding Fe-S cluster assembly protein IscX, with the protein MIWTDIHDIAISLSEIYEDVDPRYILFTDLMQKVLELEDFDDDPSRVNEQILEAIQAAWIEELD; encoded by the coding sequence ATGATTTGGACTGATATTCATGATATTGCAATTTCATTATCAGAGATTTATGAGGATGTTGACCCAAGATATATACTTTTTACAGACCTCATGCAAAAAGTACTTGAACTTGAAGACTTTGATGATGATCCAAGTCGTGTAAATGAGCAGATACTAGAAGCTATCCAAGCAGCTTGGATAGAAGAACTTGATTAA